The following are encoded together in the Pleurocapsa sp. FMAR1 genome:
- the hypB gene encoding hydrogenase nickel incorporation protein HypB: MHQTFDAAIELNLLHANQEGADHNREHFDRWGITCLNIMSSPGAGKTVLLEQTLAALKAKFKLVVIEGDMTTELDADRLRKYDVPVIPINTGRSCHLDSKMVAGGIHTLQHQYNPSDFDLVFVENVGNLVCPAEFEVGEHAKVALLSVTEGEDKPLKYPVMFQQADCLLITKTDLAPYLDIDLNRIADNVRQMNPHVTIIYLSGKTGEGLQQWFDWVGQSLKANQANQLATKV, from the coding sequence ATGCACCAAACATTTGACGCTGCAATTGAGCTTAATTTACTCCACGCCAACCAAGAAGGCGCAGACCATAACCGAGAACACTTCGATCGCTGGGGTATTACCTGTCTCAATATTATGAGCAGTCCTGGGGCGGGAAAAACTGTTCTTCTCGAACAAACATTAGCTGCATTAAAAGCTAAATTTAAGCTCGTAGTCATTGAAGGAGATATGACCACCGAACTGGATGCTGATCGCCTTCGTAAATATGATGTTCCTGTAATTCCAATTAACACTGGACGTTCTTGCCATTTAGATTCCAAGATGGTCGCGGGAGGCATTCACACTCTTCAACATCAATACAATCCCAGCGATTTCGATTTAGTTTTTGTAGAAAACGTGGGGAACTTAGTTTGTCCCGCCGAATTTGAAGTAGGCGAACACGCTAAGGTGGCTTTACTCAGCGTCACCGAAGGAGAAGACAAACCCTTAAAATATCCCGTGATGTTCCAGCAAGCAGATTGCCTGTTAATTACCAAAACCGATTTAGCACCCTATTTAGACATTGACCTTAATCGCATTGCTGACAATGTACGGCAGATGAATCCCCACGTAACCATTATCTACCTCTCAGGGAAAACAGGCGAGGGTTTGCAACAGTGGTTTGATTGGGTCGGTCAAAGTCTAAAAGCAAACCAAGCCAACCAGTTGGCAACAAAAGTTTAA
- a CDS encoding o-succinylbenzoate synthase — MVDKFKFKFDIYQRRFKQPLRTSHGLWQIREGIIISLEDSTGIAQGEIAPLPSFGSETMSQALSFCQQLGDTVKVQDIFSISDRLRCCQFAFESALLNLKQPLGLANYTNRNLDYCYLLPAGELALTSWQSIYQAQSNSTFKWKIGVYPLATEIEILKQLVKSFPAHIKLRLDANGGLNLTQAKTWLAVTDQLPAIEFVEQPLPPDCFTEILKLSQEYNTRIALDESVASFEKLQQAYKQKWRGVFVIKAAIMGFLSRIEEFCTSNSLDIVLSSVFETKVARSAAIDLAHRLNHPRAVGFGIDHFY; from the coding sequence ATGGTCGATAAGTTTAAATTTAAATTTGATATTTATCAACGTCGTTTTAAGCAACCCTTGCGTACTAGTCATGGTCTTTGGCAAATACGTGAGGGTATTATTATTAGCTTAGAAGATTCAACAGGCATTGCTCAAGGGGAAATTGCTCCTTTGCCTTCTTTTGGCTCAGAAACTATGTCTCAAGCATTAAGTTTCTGTCAGCAGTTGGGAGATACTGTCAAAGTACAAGATATTTTCAGTATTAGCGATCGCCTGCGGTGCTGTCAATTTGCTTTTGAGTCAGCCTTATTAAACCTGAAGCAACCTTTAGGATTAGCTAACTATACTAATCGTAATCTTGATTATTGTTATCTTTTGCCCGCAGGAGAGTTGGCTTTAACAAGCTGGCAGTCAATTTATCAGGCTCAATCAAATTCTACCTTTAAGTGGAAGATTGGCGTGTATCCTTTAGCAACAGAAATTGAGATTTTAAAACAATTAGTTAAGAGCTTTCCCGCACACATTAAATTAAGACTTGATGCTAATGGGGGGTTAAATTTAACTCAGGCAAAAACTTGGTTAGCAGTGACAGATCAATTACCAGCGATTGAATTTGTAGAACAGCCACTACCTCCTGACTGTTTTACTGAAATCCTAAAATTAAGCCAAGAATACAATACCCGAATAGCATTGGATGAGTCTGTTGCTAGCTTTGAAAAACTCCAGCAAGCATATAAGCAAAAATGGCGAGGAGTATTTGTCATTAAAGCAGCAATTATGGGTTTTCTTAGCAGAATCGAGGAGTTTTGTACCAGTAACTCTCTAGATATTGTCTTGTCTTCAGTGTTTGAAACCAAGGTCGCTCGTAGTGCAGCGATCGACCTTGCTCACAGGTTAAATCATCCTCGTGCAGTAGGTTTTGGCATCGACCATTTTTACTAG
- the crtR gene encoding beta-carotene hydroxylase, protein MQSAQTLRTVPREYLKAPGGFNPNVLMVIAAIMLLTISTTGYFRWGFTAWCCFIANVLALHLSGTVIHDASHNSAHSNRIINSILGHCSALMLGFAFPVFTRVHLQHHAHVNDPENDPDHFVSTGGPLWLIAARFFYHEFFFFQRKLWRKYELLEWFLSRLFLVTIVALGIHYDFIGYVMNFWFVPAMVVGMALGLFFDYLPHRPFQERDRWKNSRVYPSAVLNLLILGQNYHLVHHLWPSIPWYKYQAAYYKTKPLLDAKGCEQSLGLWNKNFFSFLYDIFLGIRFRKH, encoded by the coding sequence ATGCAGTCGGCTCAGACACTGCGAACAGTACCAAGAGAGTATTTAAAAGCTCCTGGTGGATTCAATCCCAATGTGTTGATGGTGATTGCAGCAATTATGTTGCTAACTATCTCGACCACTGGTTATTTTCGATGGGGATTCACAGCTTGGTGTTGTTTTATAGCTAATGTCCTAGCACTACATTTGTCAGGAACAGTTATTCATGACGCTTCTCACAATAGCGCTCACAGCAATCGTATAATTAATTCTATCTTGGGGCATTGTAGTGCTTTGATGCTGGGTTTTGCTTTCCCTGTGTTTACCAGAGTGCATCTGCAACACCACGCTCACGTAAATGATCCTGAAAACGACCCTGACCACTTTGTTTCTACGGGTGGTCCATTATGGCTTATTGCCGCCCGTTTTTTCTATCATGAGTTTTTTTTCTTTCAAAGAAAACTATGGCGCAAATATGAATTGCTAGAATGGTTTCTCAGCAGATTGTTTCTCGTTACTATAGTTGCTTTAGGGATTCATTATGACTTCATCGGTTATGTAATGAACTTTTGGTTTGTACCAGCAATGGTAGTAGGGATGGCATTGGGGTTGTTTTTTGATTATCTACCCCATCGTCCGTTTCAAGAACGCGATCGCTGGAAAAATTCGCGAGTTTATCCTAGTGCAGTTTTAAATTTGCTTATTTTGGGGCAAAACTATCATCTGGTTCATCATTTATGGCCTTCTATTCCCTGGTATAAGTATCAAGCAGCCTATTACAAGACTAAGCCCTTATTAGATGCCAAAGGCTGTGAACAATCTTTAGGTCTATGGAATAAAAACTTTTTTAGCTTTTTATACGATATATTTTTAGGAATTCGCTTTCGTAAACATTAA
- a CDS encoding HNH endonuclease, whose amino-acid sequence MDLENKELSELFKLADKIGSRRYNRLTTQDFQEYLKFNYWRYINGDFECGTTAESKAWVTEHSDWYCPICSEKYGDRGGKTIDHKLPRSQYPWLSLEWSNLWVICRTCNREKGEKHWYEYEQYMYQKYPQDYPVIKATRPIKLLNSLK is encoded by the coding sequence ATGGATTTAGAAAATAAAGAATTAAGCGAACTTTTTAAATTAGCCGATAAGATTGGTAGCCGTAGATATAACCGATTAACAACCCAAGACTTTCAAGAGTATTTAAAATTTAATTACTGGCGATATATAAACGGCGACTTTGAATGTGGTACTACTGCCGAAAGCAAAGCTTGGGTCACAGAACATTCTGACTGGTATTGCCCAATTTGTAGCGAAAAATATGGCGATCGCGGAGGTAAAACTATCGATCATAAGTTACCGCGATCGCAATATCCTTGGTTATCTTTAGAATGGTCAAATCTCTGGGTAATTTGTCGTACTTGTAACCGTGAAAAAGGGGAAAAGCACTGGTACGAATACGAACAATATATGTATCAGAAATATCCTCAAGATTATCCCGTAATTAAGGCTACTCGTCCAATCAAGCTACTGAACTCTCTAAAGTAA
- the speB gene encoding agmatinase, translated as MSGQPPFQPPNNNENEYSSEAQKALDKERQLPLTGWQQEVDQGLEYGLEAAESINDRTISTFSRGELPHYAGINTFMKAPYLENVNQVGNYDVAIIGVPHDSGTTYRPGTRFGPQGIRKISALYTPYNFELGVDLREQITLCDVGDIFTIPANNEKSFDQISKGVAHVFSSGAFPIILGGDHSIGFPTVRAVCRHLGDKKVGIIHFDRHADTQETDLDERMHTCPWFHATNMVNAPAKNLVQMGIGGWQVPRPGVKVCRERATNILTVTDIVEMGLDAAADFAIERASDGTDCVWISFDIDCIDAGFVPGTGWPEPGGLLPREVLHLLKRIVQNTTVCGIEVVEVSPPYDVSDMTALMATRVICDTMAHLIISGQLPRTEKPSYIHDEAQVVDEPWQ; from the coding sequence ATGAGCGGACAACCCCCATTTCAACCACCTAATAACAATGAAAATGAATACAGCAGTGAAGCGCAAAAAGCGTTAGACAAAGAAAGACAGCTACCCCTTACAGGCTGGCAGCAAGAAGTAGACCAAGGCTTAGAATATGGTTTAGAAGCAGCAGAAAGTATAAATGACCGAACTATTTCTACTTTTTCGCGGGGAGAATTGCCCCACTATGCAGGAATTAATACTTTCATGAAAGCTCCCTATTTGGAGAATGTAAATCAAGTAGGCAATTACGACGTAGCAATCATTGGCGTTCCTCATGATTCTGGGACTACCTACCGCCCTGGCACAAGGTTTGGGCCTCAAGGTATTCGCAAAATTTCTGCTTTATACACCCCCTATAACTTTGAGCTGGGGGTAGATTTACGCGAACAAATTACTCTCTGCGACGTGGGAGATATATTTACTATTCCTGCTAATAATGAAAAGTCTTTCGATCAGATTTCCAAAGGTGTGGCACACGTTTTTAGTTCGGGAGCATTTCCGATTATCTTAGGAGGCGATCATTCCATTGGCTTTCCTACAGTTAGGGCTGTTTGTCGTCATCTAGGAGATAAGAAAGTTGGTATTATTCACTTTGATCGCCATGCCGATACCCAAGAAACTGATTTAGATGAAAGAATGCACACCTGTCCTTGGTTTCATGCGACCAATATGGTAAATGCTCCCGCCAAAAACTTAGTGCAAATGGGCATCGGTGGCTGGCAAGTACCCCGCCCAGGAGTAAAAGTATGTCGAGAAAGAGCGACTAATATTTTGACCGTAACCGACATTGTGGAAATGGGCTTAGATGCAGCAGCAGATTTTGCTATAGAGCGAGCTTCAGACGGTACGGATTGCGTTTGGATTAGCTTTGATATTGACTGCATCGATGCAGGTTTTGTCCCTGGTACTGGTTGGCCCGAACCTGGCGGATTGTTGCCCCGCGAAGTTTTGCATTTACTCAAGAGGATTGTTCAAAATACCACCGTATGCGGAATAGAAGTTGTCGAAGTCTCTCCACCCTATGACGTTAGCGACATGACGGCATTAATGGCAACCCGCGTAATCTGCGACACAATGGCACATTTAATTATATCGGGACAGTTACCTCGTACAGAAAAGCCCTCTTATATTCACGACGAAGCCCAAGTAGTCGATGAACCTTGGCAATAA
- a CDS encoding glycosyltransferase family 4 protein produces MHIAWLGKKSPFCGNVTYGREITNSLLDRDYKVSFLHFSQPQSDYKLHWEHQTNLHDSSNCHEIPLPFIYKSQVYTIPTLKSSKILLRSLRKLKPDLVHASLTLSPLDFLLPEICEELNIPLVATFHPPFDSKIRNLKSSTQYLTYQLYAPFLARYDRVIVFSEIQRDLLIKLGVPGDRVVIIPNGVDERKFSPGYSSLKYQLNAKKLFVYQGRISTEKNIESLLKAWKSADMGDDCQLVMVGDGPIRASLQPHYGKEYNIIWLGFIADEQQRINILRAADVFILPSLVEGLSISLLEAMSCGVACLATDAGADGEVLEDGAGVVLDTQKVAAQLKILLPLFRNHPEMTSLLGNKARQRVLERYTLHQNINKLEQMYLEIANKEFVSA; encoded by the coding sequence ATGCACATCGCTTGGCTGGGAAAAAAATCGCCCTTTTGTGGCAATGTAACCTATGGTCGGGAAATAACTAACTCATTGTTAGACAGAGACTATAAGGTTAGCTTTCTGCATTTCTCTCAACCTCAGAGTGATTATAAACTTCACTGGGAGCATCAAACAAATCTTCATGACTCCTCTAACTGCCATGAAATTCCGCTGCCATTTATTTATAAATCTCAGGTTTACACTATTCCTACACTCAAGTCTAGTAAGATCTTGTTGCGATCGCTGCGTAAGCTAAAACCAGATTTAGTCCATGCTTCTTTAACTCTATCTCCTTTGGATTTTTTGCTGCCAGAGATCTGCGAGGAATTAAACATTCCCCTAGTTGCTACTTTTCATCCCCCTTTTGACAGCAAAATCCGCAATCTGAAGTCTAGTACCCAATACTTGACTTATCAGCTATATGCCCCCTTTTTAGCTCGTTACGATCGGGTCATTGTTTTTAGCGAAATTCAGCGAGATCTATTGATTAAACTGGGAGTACCAGGCGATCGCGTAGTTATTATTCCCAATGGCGTTGATGAACGTAAGTTTTCTCCTGGCTATTCCAGTCTTAAGTATCAGCTAAATGCCAAAAAACTATTTGTCTATCAAGGACGTATTTCTACCGAAAAAAATATTGAATCTCTCCTTAAAGCTTGGAAATCAGCCGACATGGGAGATGATTGTCAACTAGTAATGGTTGGCGATGGTCCGATTAGAGCCTCCCTTCAGCCTCATTATGGCAAAGAATACAATATTATCTGGCTTGGCTTTATTGCTGATGAACAACAGCGCATTAATATTTTAAGGGCTGCTGATGTGTTTATTTTACCGTCCTTGGTAGAAGGTTTGTCTATATCTCTCTTAGAAGCTATGTCTTGTGGGGTAGCTTGTCTAGCAACAGATGCAGGGGCAGACGGTGAAGTCTTAGAAGACGGCGCGGGAGTAGTATTAGATACCCAAAAAGTCGCAGCACAGCTAAAAATTTTGTTACCTTTGTTTCGTAATCATCCCGAAATGACCAGCTTGTTAGGCAACAAAGCTCGACAAAGAGTGTTAGAAAGATATACTCTTCATCAAAATATCAACAAGCTAGAACAAATGTATTTAGAAATAGCCAATAAAGAATTTGTTTCAGCTTAA
- a CDS encoding class I SAM-dependent methyltransferase, with amino-acid sequence MTDNLYQMNPQERFSDRAEDYAKYRPSYPSEAIDCILDELSAPSQLIAADIGAGTGISARLLADRGVRVKAIEPNLAMREVATPHPLIQFKDGNAESTKLNNNSVDLVTCFQAFHWFNPELTLTEVARIVKSQGKIALIWNDRDINGKDEFTRQHGKIITQASGNSPIHSRLDGYSYELINSWFTNLVRYSFPYQQAMTKEQLIGLALSASYIPKRGDIHQQLVNNLTNLHQKYSDKLGLVYLQYQTNVYLTNARN; translated from the coding sequence ATGACGGACAATCTATATCAAATGAATCCTCAAGAGCGATTTAGCGATCGCGCCGAAGATTATGCTAAATATCGACCTAGTTATCCATCTGAGGCTATAGACTGTATTTTAGATGAATTGAGCGCACCATCTCAGTTAATAGCTGCCGATATCGGAGCGGGGACTGGTATTTCTGCTCGCTTGCTAGCCGATAGAGGAGTTAGGGTAAAAGCGATCGAGCCTAATTTAGCCATGAGAGAAGTAGCAACTCCTCATCCATTAATTCAGTTTAAAGATGGTAATGCTGAGAGTACTAAATTAAATAACAATTCAGTCGATTTAGTTACTTGTTTTCAGGCTTTTCACTGGTTTAATCCCGAACTAACTTTAACCGAAGTTGCCCGTATTGTTAAATCTCAAGGCAAAATCGCTCTAATTTGGAATGACCGCGACATTAATGGAAAAGACGAATTTACTCGTCAACATGGAAAGATTATTACTCAAGCATCTGGTAACAGCCCCATTCACTCTCGTCTCGATGGATATAGTTATGAGCTAATTAATTCTTGGTTTACCAATCTGGTTCGCTATAGTTTTCCCTATCAGCAAGCTATGACTAAAGAACAATTAATTGGGTTAGCTCTTAGTGCTTCCTATATACCTAAAAGAGGAGATATACATCAACAACTGGTTAATAATTTAACTAATTTACACCAGAAATATAGCGATAAATTGGGTTTAGTTTACCTGCAATATCAAACTAACGTTTATTTAACAAATGCACGAAACTGA
- the purE gene encoding 5-(carboxyamino)imidazole ribonucleotide mutase, whose protein sequence is MGSDSDLPTMEKAIAVCEDFNVAHEVAIISAHRTPERMVSYARNAHQKGIKVIIAGAGGAAHLPGMVASLTPLPVIGVPVTTRQLNGVDSLYSIVQMPRGIPVATVAIGNAQNAGLLAVQILATGDRQLQKKVEQYRQNLAQTVLDKQDRLDRLGYQAYLKEM, encoded by the coding sequence GGGCAGTGATTCTGATTTGCCGACGATGGAAAAAGCGATCGCTGTTTGTGAGGATTTTAATGTTGCTCATGAAGTAGCAATCATTTCTGCCCATCGGACTCCAGAGAGAATGGTTAGTTATGCCCGTAATGCACACCAAAAAGGGATCAAGGTGATTATTGCAGGTGCTGGGGGCGCAGCGCATTTACCAGGGATGGTAGCGTCTCTCACTCCTTTGCCTGTTATAGGTGTTCCTGTTACTACTCGTCAATTAAATGGAGTTGACTCTTTATATTCTATTGTGCAAATGCCTAGAGGTATTCCTGTTGCTACCGTCGCTATTGGCAATGCTCAGAATGCAGGATTATTAGCCGTGCAAATTTTGGCTACGGGCGATCGCCAACTGCAAAAAAAAGTAGAGCAGTATCGGCAAAATTTAGCGCAAACCGTGCTTGACAAACAAGATCGGCTTGATAGATTGGGGTATCAAGCATATCTCAAAGAAATGTAA
- a CDS encoding DUF4278 domain-containing protein, with translation MKLTYRGVPYNEEHQTLSAPAVIVENREIIYRGNSLSARINPKFPWLNYIKQLFQKSELRVFDPIAFWYDHKREFIQDCWNLDHIEKLDCAWNLTLQIEKSKTLKQQKTKLKYRGVTYYK, from the coding sequence ATGAAGCTAACTTATCGGGGAGTGCCATACAACGAAGAGCATCAGACCCTTTCCGCACCAGCAGTAATAGTTGAAAACAGAGAGATTATCTATCGAGGAAATTCTCTTAGCGCGAGAATTAATCCTAAATTTCCCTGGCTGAACTATATCAAACAGCTATTCCAGAAGTCTGAATTAAGAGTTTTCGATCCGATCGCATTTTGGTATGACCACAAAAGAGAATTTATTCAAGATTGCTGGAATTTGGATCATATAGAAAAACTCGATTGCGCTTGGAATTTGACTTTACAAATTGAAAAAAGCAAGACTTTAAAGCAACAGAAAACCAAATTAAAATATCGTGGCGTAACCTATTATAAATAA
- a CDS encoding sodium:solute symporter family protein — translation MTTKLLFWGIIVFLVGTLAIGLWAAKQVKGDSENYLVAGRGLVLPLAAATLMAQSVDSNATLGNTDLVAEFGFWAGASLPIGLALCLFLTALFFAKPMNRMGLITLPDFYRVKYNHLTEVVASLLMVLSFSFLLAGNLVAGGYMFEAFLGTSYTAGVILLAIVVFIYTASGGLFAVAYTDAIQVGIALIGSLGLLAFIAVNFGLEIPADTGPLAFAQLTDPGAGAVVNWATLLALGLGDIVAIDFMARIFAAKSPETAQRACLIGCAGTLIIGIPFSLIALSAPQILADAGITPDGPILYALIDGVVPPLLGLIVIMAILSASLSTADGAILGTSSVIAHNIVGIQANDNNAAGDRLLLITRTMAFVITTLGVIFALKVPQTGVLLLLAFDLGFAGLLVPLAGGIYWSKATWQGALSCIVLGSLTRLIFFVLMPVTFGIDNTLLYIPNDIFTADFDGFPTLISPLVGLTAFIIVSNLTGGNKATRERARSSKREAQIYRG, via the coding sequence ATGACAACAAAACTTCTGTTCTGGGGAATTATCGTATTTTTGGTTGGTACTTTAGCAATTGGACTATGGGCTGCCAAACAAGTTAAGGGAGATAGCGAAAACTATCTAGTTGCAGGAAGAGGGCTAGTTTTGCCTTTAGCAGCAGCGACTTTGATGGCGCAGTCAGTAGACTCTAATGCCACTTTGGGCAATACTGATTTGGTAGCCGAGTTTGGTTTTTGGGCTGGGGCATCTTTACCAATTGGGTTAGCACTGTGCTTGTTTTTAACTGCCCTATTTTTTGCTAAACCAATGAACCGTATGGGTTTAATTACTCTGCCAGATTTTTATAGAGTTAAATACAATCATCTCACTGAAGTAGTGGCATCGCTGTTAATGGTGCTGAGTTTTTCTTTTCTGCTAGCTGGTAATTTAGTGGCAGGGGGATATATGTTCGAGGCTTTTCTCGGCACGAGCTATACGGCTGGGGTAATACTGTTAGCAATTGTGGTCTTTATCTATACTGCTAGCGGTGGGCTGTTTGCTGTGGCATATACTGACGCTATTCAAGTTGGTATCGCTCTTATTGGTTCATTAGGTTTACTGGCTTTTATCGCTGTTAATTTTGGGTTAGAAATTCCTGCCGATACTGGTCCATTGGCTTTTGCACAATTAACCGATCCTGGTGCTGGTGCAGTAGTTAACTGGGCAACTCTACTCGCATTGGGATTGGGAGATATCGTGGCGATCGACTTTATGGCACGCATCTTTGCAGCTAAAAGCCCCGAAACCGCACAAAGAGCCTGTTTAATTGGCTGTGCTGGTACTTTGATTATTGGTATTCCTTTTTCTCTTATTGCTCTTTCTGCACCACAAATTCTCGCTGATGCGGGGATTACTCCTGATGGTCCCATTTTGTATGCCTTAATTGATGGTGTGGTACCTCCCCTACTGGGATTGATAGTTATTATGGCAATCCTTTCTGCTTCTCTTTCTACTGCTGATGGAGCAATTTTAGGCACTTCTTCCGTCATCGCCCACAATATTGTAGGGATTCAAGCCAATGACAACAATGCAGCAGGAGACAGACTTTTATTAATTACTCGTACCATGGCTTTTGTAATTACCACTTTGGGAGTGATTTTTGCCCTCAAAGTTCCTCAAACTGGGGTTTTGCTGCTACTGGCTTTTGATCTCGGCTTCGCAGGTCTTCTAGTACCTCTTGCTGGGGGTATTTACTGGAGTAAGGCAACTTGGCAGGGTGCGCTATCCTGCATTGTTTTAGGTTCGCTGACGCGATTAATTTTCTTTGTGCTAATGCCTGTTACCTTTGGGATCGACAATACGCTGCTATATATTCCTAATGATATTTTTACGGCAGATTTTGATGGTTTTCCGACTCTGATTAGTCCTTTGGTAGGATTAACTGCATTTATTATCGTCTCTAATCTGACAGGAGGAAATAAAGCTACAAGAGAGCGCGCACGTTCTAGCAAAAGAGAAGCGCAAATATATCGAGGTTAA
- a CDS encoding glycosyltransferase family 2 protein gives MIKVSVIIPAYNGDRFIGEAIDGILAQTYTDYEIIVVDDGSTDNTRQVVKQYGDQIKYLSQTNQGVAASRNLGLKVSQGEYVAFLDQDDVFLPRKLASQVALLEQNPSLGMVNSGWQIVNEQGEVEAAVQPWQHIPNLSLADLIVWKPVFLGAMLFRAAWLKRSPGFDTSLEQTPDVDLVLRLVAMGCTAAWVEQTTVKYRQHEANASNNTLLQTQELDQIVTRFFAQSNLPPKVKALEAKSRCQTLIWSAWRLYQTGHLTKMNYYLYQSWFHSPKYPTKIIFNWIKSFKNYSAEYGKEFDVLSLTSSLEWQNLMQKCIF, from the coding sequence ATGATCAAAGTTAGTGTAATTATTCCCGCCTACAATGGCGATCGCTTTATTGGCGAAGCTATAGATGGTATTTTGGCTCAAACCTATACAGACTATGAAATTATAGTAGTAGATGATGGCTCGACAGATAACACCCGTCAAGTTGTCAAACAATACGGCGATCAAATTAAATATCTCAGCCAAACCAATCAAGGAGTTGCTGCTAGCCGTAATCTTGGCTTAAAAGTATCTCAAGGGGAATATGTTGCTTTTTTGGATCAGGATGATGTTTTTCTGCCTCGTAAGCTGGCTTCTCAAGTAGCTTTACTAGAACAAAATCCCTCTTTGGGCATGGTTAATAGCGGTTGGCAAATCGTTAATGAGCAAGGCGAAGTAGAGGCTGCGGTGCAGCCCTGGCAACACATTCCTAATCTCAGTTTGGCTGATTTAATTGTCTGGAAACCTGTGTTTTTGGGGGCAATGTTGTTTCGTGCTGCTTGGCTAAAGCGATCGCCTGGCTTTGATACCAGCTTAGAACAAACACCTGATGTAGATTTGGTATTACGCTTGGTTGCCATGGGTTGTACTGCTGCCTGGGTAGAACAAACGACTGTAAAATATCGCCAGCATGAAGCGAATGCCTCTAACAATACCCTGCTACAGACTCAAGAATTAGATCAGATTGTCACCAGATTTTTTGCTCAATCGAACTTACCTCCAAAAGTTAAAGCCTTAGAGGCGAAATCCCGTTGCCAAACTCTAATCTGGAGTGCTTGGCGATTATATCAAACAGGACATTTGACCAAAATGAATTACTATCTCTATCAGTCTTGGTTTCACAGTCCCAAATATCCGACAAAAATTATTTTTAACTGGATTAAATCTTTTAAAAACTATTCTGCTGAATATGGCAAAGAGTTTGATGTTCTCTCTCTTACTTCATCTCTTGAGTGGCAAAACCTGATGCAGAAATGTATTTTCTAG